A window from Theobroma cacao cultivar B97-61/B2 chromosome 3, Criollo_cocoa_genome_V2, whole genome shotgun sequence encodes these proteins:
- the LOC108661158 gene encoding uncharacterized protein LOC108661158, with the protein MALQKAIVAKGQSIKRPSLFDGSNYPYWSTRMSIYIRAIDYEMWDVITNGPFIPLTLNVVTNEIIPKPRSEWTEVETKKSLNKFKAINTLHCALTPTEFNKASSCTTAKQVWDKLKIIHEGTSQVKESKIALLTHNYEMFKMESGKDITSMLDRFTNITNKLSQLGKLIPKHEIVKRLLRSLPKNLEPKVTAIREAKDLNVITLDEIYGSLLTHKLELKKEDKEDKIDAKEKKKSIALKASILEEALDSLSYDDDEELAMVAKRSECPLLKEETPKKNRKSKKAMVAATWSDSDTSSSDDEEEKVEERANLCMMARDDESEVELNLKDTCSRAQLKEKEPWFMDNGCSRHMIRNEVLFAQLDKKKGGIVSFGDDLKGRIYGIGTIGKNFQA; encoded by the exons ATGGCTCTTCAAAAAGCTATAGTTGCTAAGGGACAGTCCATAAAGAGACCatctctgtttgatggctcaaattaCCCGTATTGGAGTACTAGGATGTCAATATACATTAGAGCAatagattatgagatgtgggatgtcataacTAATGGTCCCTTTATTCCTTTAACCTTAAATGTTGTAACCAACGAGATAATtcctaagccaaggtctgaatggacagAAGTTGAAACCAAAAAGAGTCTAAACAAATTTAAGGCAATCAATACACTGCATTGTGCTTTAACTCCCACTGAATTCAACAAGGCGTCAAGCTGTAccacagctaaacaagtgtgggataaacttaaaattattcatGAAGGAACTTcacaagtcaaggagtccaagATAGCTCTCTTAACCCACAATTATGAGATGTTTAAGATGGAATCTGGTAAAGATATCACCAGCATGCTAGATAGATTCAcaaacattacaaataaattaagcCAGCTAGGCAAACTAATTCCTAAAcatgaaattgttaaaagacttcttagaagcctacccAAAAATTTAGAGCCTAAGGTGACTGCCATCCGTGAAGCCAAGgacttaaatgttataactCTGGATGAAATTTACGGTTCTCTTCTCACTCACAAGCTAGAACTCAAGAAAGAGGATAAAGAAGACAAAATAGATgctaaagaaaagaagaaaagcattGCCTTAAAAGCAAGCATCCTAGAAGAAGCATTGGATAGTTTAtcctatgatgatgatgaggaacTAGCTATGGTTGCAAAAAG GTCAGAATGCCCCTTGCTGAAGGAggaaactcccaagaaaaacagaaaatcgaagaaagcaatggtggctgcaACTTGGTCAGATAGTGATACCTCAAGTtctgatgatgaagaagaaaaggtgGAAGAAAGAGCTAATCTATGTATGATGGCAAGGGATGATGAATCCGAG GTTGAGCTGAATCTAAAAGacacatgttcaagagctcaactaaaGGAGAAGGAACCCTGGTTTAtggacaatggttgctcaagGCACATGATTAGAAACGAAGTGTTGTTTGCTCAACtggacaagaaaaaaggaggtATCgtttcctttggtgatgactTAAAAGGTAGAATTTATGGTATAGGAACCATTGGTAAGAACTTTCAAGCTtga